One part of the Deltaproteobacteria bacterium RBG_16_64_85 genome encodes these proteins:
- a CDS encoding methionyl-tRNA formyltransferase: protein MGTPAFAVPSLFALAKSENITLVVTNPDRPSGRGQTLSPSPVKVEAQRLGLPVFQPEKAKHPDSVARIAAEEPDLIVVAAYGHILPESILDIPAHGCINVHASLLPRYRGAAPINWAIARGETVTGVTIMKMDVGMDTGPMLLVREMPIADQDTARTLYDKLSLLGAEALSEALRKLHEGTLAETPQDDALASYAPMLKKEHGRIDWSRPAGEVRNLIRGMTPWPSACTSHAGKVLKILSASVREARGEPGEILDVGHEGVVVACGEGAIALGMVQPEGGRAMSSRDYARGHRVKKGERLSP, encoded by the coding sequence ATGGGGACGCCGGCGTTCGCCGTCCCATCCCTTTTCGCGCTTGCGAAATCCGAAAACATCACGCTCGTGGTGACCAACCCCGACCGCCCCTCCGGGCGGGGTCAGACCCTTTCGCCGTCCCCCGTGAAGGTGGAGGCCCAACGACTGGGGCTGCCGGTGTTCCAGCCCGAAAAAGCGAAGCATCCGGACTCCGTGGCGAGGATCGCAGCGGAGGAGCCCGACCTGATCGTCGTGGCGGCGTACGGCCACATTCTCCCCGAATCGATCCTGGATATCCCTGCGCACGGGTGCATCAATGTGCACGCCTCCCTTCTTCCGAGATACCGGGGGGCCGCACCGATCAACTGGGCGATCGCCCGGGGAGAGACGGTGACCGGCGTGACCATCATGAAGATGGACGTCGGGATGGATACCGGGCCGATGCTCCTCGTCCGGGAGATGCCGATCGCCGACCAGGACACGGCACGGACGCTTTACGACAAGCTCTCCCTCCTGGGCGCGGAAGCGCTTTCCGAGGCCCTCCGGAAGCTCCACGAGGGGACGCTTGCGGAAACGCCGCAGGACGACGCGCTGGCCTCCTACGCACCGATGCTGAAAAAAGAGCACGGGCGGATCGACTGGTCGCGGCCCGCCGGCGAGGTTCGGAACCTGATCCGGGGGATGACGCCGTGGCCCTCCGCCTGCACGTCCCACGCGGGGAAAGTGCTCAAGATCCTTTCGGCGTCGGTTCGCGAGGCGCGGGGAGAACCGGGCGAGATCCTCGATGTCGGCCACGAAGGGGTCGTGGTCGCCTGCGGCGAAGGGGCGATTGCGCTCGGGATGGTACAGCCGGAGGGCGGCAGGGCGATGTCCTCCCGGGACTATGCCCGGGGGCACCGCGTGAAGAAAGGAGAGCGGTTA
- a CDS encoding peptide deformylase yields the protein MQRNILIYPDPFLLKKAAPVSRVDEKVRELIRDMFETMRAASGVGLAAPQLGVGKRVIIVDISHVEKEVAPLALVNPEIVESRGLEEGTEGCLSLPGIEGVVPRAEFVLVKALDEQGRPVQIAARGFLARALQHEIDHLDGVLFIDRIPAAAAPAR from the coding sequence ATGCAGCGGAACATACTTATCTACCCTGACCCCTTCCTCCTGAAGAAGGCAGCTCCCGTTTCCCGGGTGGACGAAAAGGTCCGGGAGCTGATCCGCGACATGTTCGAGACGATGCGCGCCGCCTCCGGAGTCGGGCTGGCCGCGCCGCAGCTCGGAGTCGGGAAGCGCGTGATCATCGTGGACATTTCCCACGTGGAAAAGGAGGTCGCCCCCCTGGCGCTCGTCAATCCCGAGATCGTGGAGAGCAGGGGGCTGGAGGAGGGGACGGAGGGGTGCCTGAGCCTCCCGGGGATCGAGGGCGTCGTTCCCCGGGCCGAGTTCGTCCTCGTGAAGGCGCTGGACGAGCAGGGCCGCCCGGTTCAGATCGCTGCGCGCGGTTTCCTGGCCCGTGCCCTGCAGCACGAGATCGATCATCTCGACGGGGTCCTGTTCATCGACCGGATTCCCGCCGCGGCCGCTCCCGCGAGGTAG